A single region of the Drosophila miranda strain MSH22 chromosome 2, D.miranda_PacBio2.1, whole genome shotgun sequence genome encodes:
- the LOC108157235 gene encoding elongation of very long chain fatty acids protein AAEL008004, producing MAAVNASQTDYWNFLFIELADPRTNDWFLIKSPLPLLAILGLYLFFVLGWGPRFMRDRKPFKLERTLLVYNFFQVALSVWMVYEGVVIWQTYSWRCQPVDWSRTPKAYREARVVYVYYLAKITELLDTIFFVLRKNDRQVTFLHVYHHTVMPMISWGTSKYYPGGHGTFIGMINSFVHIIMYSYYFLSAFGPQMQKYLWWKKYITNLQMIQFCCAFIHQTQLLYTDCGYPRWSVCFTLPNAVFFYFLFNDFYQKSYKKKQAAAQAKADALMANNNNESCAKDLNKVAAKDLELKQKQKAL from the exons atggctgccgtcaacgcATCGCAAACCGATTATTGGAACTTTCTGTTCATCGAATTGGCAG ATCCCCGCACCAATGACTGGTTCCTGATCAAGTCCCCCCTGCCACTGCTTGCCATCCTCGGCCTTTACCTGTTCTTCGTGCTGGGATGGGGTCCGCGCTTCATGCGCGACCGGAAGCCCTTCAAGCTGGAGCGCACCCTCCTGGTCTACAACTTCTTCCAGGTGGCGCTCAGCGTGTGGATGGTGTACGAGGGTGTGGTCATCTGGCAGACATACAGCTGGCGGTGCCAGCCCGTCGACTGGTCGCGAACCCCTAAGGCTTACAGGGAGGCGCGCGTCGTCTACGTCTACTATCTGGCCAAGATCACCGAGCTGCTGGACACGATCTTCTTTGTGCTGCGCAAGAACGATCGGCAGGTGACCTTCCTGCACGTCTACCACCACACCGTGATGCCGATGATCAGCTGGGGCACCAGCAAATACTACCCGGGCGGACACGGCACCTTCATCGGCATGATCAACTCTTTCGTGCACATCATCATGTATTCGTACTACTTCCTGTCCGCCTTCGGGCCCCAGATGCAGAAGTATCTCTGGTGGAAGAAGTACATCACCAACCTGCAAATG ATCCAGTTCTGCTGCGCCTTCATCCATCAAACCCAGCTGCTGTACACGGACTGCGGCTATCCCCGGTGGTCTGTCTGCTTCACCCTGCCCAATGCCGTCTTCTTCTACTTCCTCTTCAACGACTTCTACCAGAAGTCCTACAAGAAGAAGCAGGCGGCTGCCCAGGCCAAGGCCGACGCCCTGATGGCGAACAACAATAACGAGAGCTGTGCCAAGGATCTGAATAAGGTGGCAGCGAAGGACCTGGAGCTGAAGCAAAAGCAGAAGGCCTTGTAG
- the LOC108156881 gene encoding adiponectin receptor protein isoform X2, which translates to MPDKQQSQPEVVLTVIDPDLEPQSDVPIEDAPKKNQNEDAIECQAIDKDMTEVLKAGVLSDEIDLGALAHNAAEQAEEFVRKVWEASWKVCHYKNLPKWLQDNDFLHRGHRPPLPSFRACFKSIFRIHTETGNIWTHLLGFIAFLGVAVYFITRPSVEIQTQEKIVFGAFFIGAIVCLGFSFTFHTLSCHSVEMGRLFSKLDYCGIALLIMGSFVPWLYYGFYCHYQPKVIYLSVVCVLGVLSIIVSLWDKFSEPALRPLRAGVFMSFGLSGVIPAIHYSIMEGWFSQMSRASLGWLILMGLLYIIGALLYALRVPERWFPGKFDIWGQSHQIFHILVIAAAFVHYHGISEMAMYRVMYSECTVPIEPITF; encoded by the exons ATGCCAGACAAGCAGCAGTCCCAGCCGGAGGTTGTCTTGACTGTGATCGACCCGGATCTGGAGCCGCAGAGCGATGTTCCGATCGAGGACGCCCCGAAGAAGAATCAGAACGAGGATGCAATTGAGTGTCAAGCGATCGATAAAGAC ATGACGGAAGTACTGAAGGCTGGCGTGCTGTCCGACGAAATCGATTTGGGTGCATTGGCCCACAATGCCGCGGAGCAGGCCGAGGAATTTGTACGCAAG GTGTGGGAGGCCAGCTGGAAGGTGTGCCACTACAAAAACCTACCAAAATGGCTGCAGGATAACGATTTTCTACACCGCGGACATCGCCCACCGTTGCCCTCGTTCCGCGCTTGCTTCAAATCGATTTTCCGCATTCACACGGAAACGGGAAACATTTGGACCCATTTGCTGGGCTTCATTGCGTTCCTTGGCGTCGCTGTGTACTTCATTACGCGTCCCTCGGTGGAAATTCAGACACAGGAGAAGATCGTTTTTGGCGCCTTCTTTATTGGGGCAATTGTTTGCTTAGGATTCTCATTTACTTTCCACACACTGAGCTGTCACTCTGTAGAAATGGGAAGACTGTTTTCAAA ACTGGACTACTGTGGAATTGCGCTGCTAATTATGGGATCTTTTGTGCCTTGGCTGTACTATGGTTTCTACTGTCATTACCAGCCAAAGGTGATCTATCTGTCAGTGGTCTGTGTCCTGGGCGTGCTCTCCATCATTGTCTCACTGTGGGATAAGTTCTCGGAGCCAGCACTTCGTCCATTGCGCGCTGGCGTTTTCATGAGCTTTGGACTGTCCGGCGTCATTCCAGCCATTCACTACAGCATCATGGAAGGATGGTTCAGTCAGATGAGTCGTGCCAGTCTGGGATGGCTAATCCTCATGG GCCTACTCTACATCATCGGTGCCTTGCTGTATGCCCTACGTGTGCCTGAGCGTTGGTTCCCTGGAAAGTTCGACATTTGG GGACAATCGCACCAGATATTTCACATCCTTGTGATTGCTGCGGCCTTTGTGCACTATCATGGCATCTCCGAGATGGCCATGTACCGTGTCATGTATAGCGAGTGCACCGTGCCGATTGAGCCTATTACCTTCTAG
- the LOC108156881 gene encoding adiponectin receptor protein isoform X1 gives MESSSNLLERKKSVSDLSAEVEETSTATTGLDSSGHSSAGAGTTATTTATQHGSDETEEDIFEQVQMILRKRRGWGPDDSLSNDLHLLEYDDELGEEDDAGCPLPSTPEDTQLIEAEMTEVLKAGVLSDEIDLGALAHNAAEQAEEFVRKVWEASWKVCHYKNLPKWLQDNDFLHRGHRPPLPSFRACFKSIFRIHTETGNIWTHLLGFIAFLGVAVYFITRPSVEIQTQEKIVFGAFFIGAIVCLGFSFTFHTLSCHSVEMGRLFSKLDYCGIALLIMGSFVPWLYYGFYCHYQPKVIYLSVVCVLGVLSIIVSLWDKFSEPALRPLRAGVFMSFGLSGVIPAIHYSIMEGWFSQMSRASLGWLILMGLLYIIGALLYALRVPERWFPGKFDIWGQSHQIFHILVIAAAFVHYHGISEMAMYRVMYSECTVPIEPITF, from the exons ATGGAATCTTCTTCGAATCTGCTCGAACGCAAGAAATCGGTCAGTGATTTGTCTGCCGAGGTGGAGGAGACCTCCACAGCAACCACTGGCCTGGACTCGTCTGGCCACTCGTCTGCCGGTGCGGGGACCACTGCAACCACAACAGCCACGCAACACGGCAGCGATGAGACCGAGGAAGATATCTTCGAGCAGGTACAAATGATACTTCGCAAGCGTCGCGGCTGGGGACCGGATGATTCCCTAAGCAATGATCTACATTTGCTGGAGTACGACGATGAGCTGGGCGAGGAGGACGATGCCGGATGCCCACTGCCCTCCACACCGGAGGACACACAGCTCATCGAGGCTGAG ATGACGGAAGTACTGAAGGCTGGCGTGCTGTCCGACGAAATCGATTTGGGTGCATTGGCCCACAATGCCGCGGAGCAGGCCGAGGAATTTGTACGCAAG GTGTGGGAGGCCAGCTGGAAGGTGTGCCACTACAAAAACCTACCAAAATGGCTGCAGGATAACGATTTTCTACACCGCGGACATCGCCCACCGTTGCCCTCGTTCCGCGCTTGCTTCAAATCGATTTTCCGCATTCACACGGAAACGGGAAACATTTGGACCCATTTGCTGGGCTTCATTGCGTTCCTTGGCGTCGCTGTGTACTTCATTACGCGTCCCTCGGTGGAAATTCAGACACAGGAGAAGATCGTTTTTGGCGCCTTCTTTATTGGGGCAATTGTTTGCTTAGGATTCTCATTTACTTTCCACACACTGAGCTGTCACTCTGTAGAAATGGGAAGACTGTTTTCAAA ACTGGACTACTGTGGAATTGCGCTGCTAATTATGGGATCTTTTGTGCCTTGGCTGTACTATGGTTTCTACTGTCATTACCAGCCAAAGGTGATCTATCTGTCAGTGGTCTGTGTCCTGGGCGTGCTCTCCATCATTGTCTCACTGTGGGATAAGTTCTCGGAGCCAGCACTTCGTCCATTGCGCGCTGGCGTTTTCATGAGCTTTGGACTGTCCGGCGTCATTCCAGCCATTCACTACAGCATCATGGAAGGATGGTTCAGTCAGATGAGTCGTGCCAGTCTGGGATGGCTAATCCTCATGG GCCTACTCTACATCATCGGTGCCTTGCTGTATGCCCTACGTGTGCCTGAGCGTTGGTTCCCTGGAAAGTTCGACATTTGG GGACAATCGCACCAGATATTTCACATCCTTGTGATTGCTGCGGCCTTTGTGCACTATCATGGCATCTCCGAGATGGCCATGTACCGTGTCATGTATAGCGAGTGCACCGTGCCGATTGAGCCTATTACCTTCTAG
- the LOC108157570 gene encoding elongation of very long chain fatty acids protein 7 produces the protein MTTYMKIFEERISGLSKGVDETVDSWFLMSSPAPVFGVVLLYLAFILKIGPEFMKNRKPMDLKRIMVFYNAFQVCYSIWMCRTSIQESNVISSIFSKKCEINRTREQNLALYSGAWFYFFSKIIDLLDTTFFVLRKKNNQVSFLHVYHHTITVLFSWGYLKYAPGEQGVIIGILNSGVHIMMYFYYMVAAMGPQYQKYLWWKKYMTSIQLIQFVLILGYMLAVGAKGCNMPKTLTFFFVGNTVIFLYLFGNFYRKTYNKNKGIDGSSRTGSSLAQSALRAAGGMGCMPTQTQITSQSQSQSQSQSQVQPAKAYIDLNNNSVKPLKVE, from the exons ATGACTACTTACATGAAGATATTCGAGGAGCGCATCTCCGGCCTGTCCAAGGGCGTGG ATGAGACTGTAGACAGCTGGTTCCTGATGAGTTCGCCAGCGCCTGTGTTTGGTGTGGTTTTACTCTACCTTGCGTTTATTCTGAAGATCGGACCCGAGTTCATGAAGAACCGCAAGCCCATGGATCTGAAGCGTATCATGGTGTTCTACAACGCCTTCCAGGTCTGCTACTCCATTTGGATGTGTCGCACG TCCATCCAGGAGAGCAACGTGATATCCTCCATCTTCTCGAAGAAGTGCGAAATCAATCGCACGCGTGAACAGAATCTGGCTTTGTACTCGGGAGCCTGGTTCTACTTCTTCTCGAAGATCATCGACCTGCTGGACACGACGTTCTTTGTGCTGCGCAAGAAGAACAACCAGGTGTCGTTCCTGCATGTCTACCACCACACAATCACCGTGCTCTTCTCCTGGGGCTACCTGAAGTACGCGCCCGGCGAGCAGGGCGTGATCATTGGCATCCTCAATTCGGGCGTGCACATCATGATGTACTTCTACTACATGGTGGCGGCCATGGGACCCCAGTACCAGAAGTACCTCTGGTGGAAGAAGTACATGACAAGCATCCAGCTGATCCAGTTCGTCCTGATCCTCGGCTACATGCTGGCCGTCGGCGCCAAGGGCTGCAACATGCCCAAGACACTCACCTTCTTCTTCGTGGGTAACACCGTCATCTTCCTATATCTGTTCGGCAACTTCTACCGCAAGACCTACAACAAGAACAAGGGCATCGATGGCAGCTCCCGGACCGGCAGCAGTCTGGCCCAGTCCGCACTCCGCGCCGCCGGCGGCATGGGCTGCATGCCCACCCAGACCCAGATCACaagccagagtcagagccagagccagagccagagccaggtgCAGCCGGCCAAGGCATACATCGATCTGAACAACAACAGCGTGAAGCCGCTGAAGGTGGAATGA
- the LOC108157695 gene encoding elongation of very long chain fatty acids protein AAEL008004 yields the protein MSVRLNETNTIVDRMVNFFVEHEDLRTKSWFLSNAPGPLFTILAAYLYFCLYAGPRYMRDRKPFELKNTLLVYNAVQVLLSLVLFYEGYKGGWGGHYSYKCQPVPYATDPISMRMAGAVWLYYIAKITELLDTVFFVLRKKQRQISFLHLYHHSLMPVCAFIGVKYFAGGHGTLLGFINSFIHIIMYAYYLLSAMGPKVQKYLWWKKYITILQIVQFLIIFVHTLQIQFQPNCNFPKSIAALLTFNAGLFTYMFSSFYVHNYKKEAAAQAKLTAKKE from the exons ATGTCGGTCAGACTGAACGAGACGAACACTATTGTTGACCGGATGGTCAACTTCTTTGTGGAGCACGAGGATCTGCGCACAAAG AGCTGGTTCCTTTCGAATGCCCCCGGACCACTGTTCACGATCCTGGCTGCCTATTTGTACTTCTGTCTGTATGCCGGTCCCCGGTATATGCGGGATCGCAAGCCCTTCGAGCTGAAGAACACGCTGCTGGTCTACAACGCCGTGCAGGTTCTCTTGAGTTTGGTGCTGTTCTACGAGGGCTATAAGGGCGGCTGGGGCGGACACTACAGCTACAAATGCCAGCCCGTTCCCTATGCCACGGATCCCATCTCCATGAGG ATGGCCGGTGCTGTGTGGCTATACTACATTGCCAAGATCACCGAGCTGCTGGACACCGTGTTCTTTGTTctgaggaagaaacagcgccAGATCTCATTCCTGCATCTCTACCATCACTCGCTGATGCCCGTGTGCGCCTTCATTGGAGTGAAGTACTTTGCCGGCGGCCATGGCACTCTCCTGGGCTTCATCAACTCCTTCATCCACATCATCATGTACGCCTACTACCTGCTGTCGGCGATGGGACCCAAGGTGCAGAAGTATCTGTGGTGGAAGAAGTACATCACCATCCTGCAGATT GTTCAATTCTTGATCATCTTTGTGCACACGCTGCAGATCCAGTTCCAGCCCAACTGCAACTTCCCCAAGTCGATCGCCGCCCTGCTGACCTTCAACGCTGGGCTCTTCACCTACATGTTCAGCTCGTTCTATGTGCACAACTACAAGAAGGAGGCGGCTGCCCAGGCCAAGCTGACGGCGAAAAAGGAGTAG
- the LOC108157541 gene encoding UPF0676 protein C1494.01 — protein sequence MIKSKIVEDKLDTLVSSNAVPIIDLANCGQRAPLPDGLMRCGYSSIVYKQSVKTRVGQQLDKALSEKGIALLVNHGIPDEKIKAAWDQFDHFLDLPAEVRDRYKRKDGTNYGYVSPGMERFDGKTPELRHTYNICTLDDNKLPAEAETLPKFAKTITELALDFHNLSKFILWAMHSALEMPTCDFVDKHSGLLSGDDVNMTTLRMIYYPAIVDDEPGQSEGAIRCGAHVDYGTFTLLTQDSEGGLEVQLPGSEKWERVGHLPGAILINGGEILSIWTKQRYHALPHRVIVPERVQIRSRGRHSIAYFCHPDNSTMISPGDLLPNQTESAKDSSDEKIYNAYELIQKKFSDTYGQRSQGGNET from the exons ATGATAAAGAGTAAGATAGTGGAGGACAAGCTTGATACGCTTGTCTCGAGCAATGCAGTGCCGATCATAGATCTCGCAAATTGTGGTCAGCGCGCCCCACTTCCGGATGGACTCATGAGATGCGGCTACAGCTCCATAGTATACAAACAATCTGTGAAGACTCGCGTCGGGCAACAGCTGGACAAGGCTCTTTCCGAGAAGGGGATCGCTCTACTGGTGAATCATGGCATACCCGATGAGAAG ATCAAAGCTGCCTGGGATCAATTCGATCACTTTTTGGACCTGCCAGCTGAGGTACGGGACCGCTACAAACGAAAAGATGGCACAAACTACGGCTATGTCAGTCCCGGAATGGAACGCTTCGATGGGAAGACGCCAGAGCTGCGACACACGTataatatttgcacactggaCGACAACAAACTCCCAGCGGAGGCTGAGACACTGCCAAAGTTTGCTAAGACCATCACGGAGCTGGCCCTTGATTTCCATAACTTGTCCAAGTTCATACTGTGGGCAATGCATTCCGCCCTGGAGATGCCCACCTGCGACTTCGTTGACAAGCACTCGGGGCTGCTTTCCGGGGATGATGTCAATATGACGACCCTTCGAATGATCTACTATCCGGCAATAGTGGACGATGAGCCTGGTCAGAGCGAGGGGGCCATTCGCTGCGGTGCCCATGTGGATTATGGCACGTTTACCCTTCTGACTCAGGACTCTGAAGGCGGTTTGGAAGTGCAACTACCTGGAAGCGAAAAATGGGAACGTGTGGGTCATCTGCCCGGAGCTATTCTCATAAATGGCGGGGAGATCTTATCAATCTGGACAAAGCAACGTTATCACGCTTTG CCACATCGTGTCATTGTACCTGAGAGGGTACAAATACGCTCTAGAGGAAGACATTCCATTGCCTATTTCTGTCATCCGGATAACTCGACGATGATTTCGCCCGGGGATCTTCTCCCAAACCAAACGGAGTCTGCAAAGGACTCTTCGGACGAGAA AATCTACAATGCCTATGAGCTGATTCAGAAAAAGTTTTCTGACACCTACGGCCAGCGATCGCAAGGAGGCAACGAAACTTAA